The following proteins are co-located in the Longimicrobiales bacterium genome:
- a CDS encoding PadR family transcriptional regulator, with amino-acid sequence MARPGNDLKGTLALLVLRTLASSGPMHGYAITTHIQTVSQDSLRVEEGSLYPALHRMEQDGWLRSSWGRTENNREARFYAITAKGRRQLEAEQESWSRLSDGVNRVLRFA; translated from the coding sequence ATGGCACGACCCGGCAATGACCTGAAGGGCACGCTCGCACTGCTCGTGCTCCGCACGCTCGCGAGCAGCGGACCGATGCACGGTTACGCGATCACGACGCACATCCAGACGGTGTCGCAGGATTCGCTGCGCGTGGAGGAGGGCTCGCTGTATCCGGCGCTGCACCGGATGGAGCAGGACGGCTGGCTGCGCTCCTCGTGGGGGCGGACGGAGAACAACCGGGAGGCGCGCTTCTACGCGATCACGGCGAAGGGGCGGCGGCAGCTGGAAGCGGAGCAGGAAAGCTGGTCACGACTGAGCGACGGCGTGAACCGCGTGCTGCGGTTCGCCTGA